A part of Nocardioides sp. WS12 genomic DNA contains:
- a CDS encoding aldehyde dehydrogenase, with protein MTLDRDALFIGGTWSKPATDAVLEVVSPHSEEVVARVPEGSTADIDAAVAAARKAFDEGPWPRMAPEERIAIVQNLSGLYAAKLDEMATVISTEMGSPISFSSLAQAPAPWMQIEAFLAIAREFPWESTRPGVLGTDVLVRHEPVGVVAAIPPWNVPQFTVLSKLIPALLTGCTVVVKPAPETPLDCYLLAEMLIEAGVPEGVVSIVAGGREVGEHLVRHPGVDKVAFTGSTAAGRLIGAICGQQLKRVSLELGGKSAAIILDDADETAAIEGLKFLGVMNSGQACVAQTRVLVSRKRHDAFAEALASAIGGMVVGDPMDPATEIGPMVAARQQERVASYIRIGQDEGARLLTGGDGRPDGLDKGWYVRPTVFANVDNKMRIAQEEIFGPVLSVIAYDDVADAVRIANDSEYGLAGTVWTADHEAGLEVARGVRTGTYGINTYTMDFAAPFGGFKASGTGREFGPEGLAQYTEIKSVYLSAPAM; from the coding sequence ATGACTCTCGACCGCGACGCCCTCTTCATCGGTGGCACGTGGAGCAAGCCCGCGACCGACGCCGTGCTGGAGGTGGTCTCGCCGCACTCGGAGGAGGTCGTGGCGCGGGTGCCGGAAGGTTCGACGGCGGACATCGATGCCGCGGTCGCCGCTGCCCGCAAGGCCTTCGACGAGGGCCCGTGGCCGCGGATGGCGCCGGAGGAGCGGATCGCGATCGTCCAGAACCTGTCGGGTCTCTACGCCGCCAAGCTCGACGAGATGGCGACCGTGATCAGCACCGAGATGGGGTCGCCGATCTCGTTCAGCAGCCTCGCGCAGGCACCGGCACCGTGGATGCAGATCGAGGCGTTCCTCGCGATCGCCCGGGAGTTCCCGTGGGAGTCGACGCGCCCCGGCGTGCTCGGCACCGACGTCCTCGTGCGGCACGAACCGGTCGGCGTGGTGGCCGCGATCCCGCCGTGGAACGTCCCGCAGTTCACGGTGCTGTCCAAGCTGATCCCGGCGCTGCTCACCGGCTGCACGGTCGTCGTGAAGCCCGCGCCCGAGACGCCGCTGGACTGCTACCTGCTCGCCGAGATGCTCATCGAGGCGGGCGTTCCAGAAGGCGTGGTCAGCATCGTCGCCGGTGGTCGCGAAGTGGGCGAGCACCTGGTGCGGCACCCCGGCGTCGACAAGGTCGCCTTCACCGGATCCACCGCTGCTGGGCGCCTGATCGGTGCCATCTGCGGCCAGCAGTTGAAGCGGGTCTCCCTCGAACTCGGTGGCAAGTCCGCCGCGATCATCCTCGACGACGCCGACGAGACCGCCGCGATCGAGGGCCTGAAGTTCCTCGGCGTGATGAACTCCGGCCAGGCGTGTGTCGCCCAGACCCGCGTGCTGGTGAGTCGCAAACGCCACGACGCGTTCGCCGAGGCCCTCGCCTCCGCCATCGGCGGCATGGTCGTCGGCGACCCGATGGACCCGGCCACGGAGATCGGTCCGATGGTTGCGGCGCGCCAGCAGGAGCGCGTGGCGTCGTACATCCGGATCGGCCAGGACGAAGGCGCCCGGTTGCTGACTGGTGGCGACGGTCGTCCCGACGGCCTCGACAAGGGTTGGTACGTCCGGCCCACCGTCTTCGCGAACGTCGACAACAAGATGCGGATCGCGCAGGAGGAGATCTTCGGTCCCGTCCTGTCGGTCATTGCGTACGACGACGTGGCCGATGCCGTGCGGATCGCCAACGACTCGGAGTACGGACTCGCCGGGACGGTCTGGACCGCGGACCACGAAGCCGGCCTCGAGGTGGCCCGCGGGGTGCGGACCGGGACCTACGGGATCAACACGTACACGATGGACTTCGCGGCGCCGTTCGGCGGTTTCAAGGCCTCGGGCACGGGCCGCGAGTTCGGTCCCGAAGGGCTCGCGCAGTACACCGAGATCAAGTCGGTGTACCTGTCTGCGCCGGCGATGTAG
- a CDS encoding phosphotransferase gives MSDRYPVLDSVDALLVGATGRTPLDAPGKSGAVLDRVTIDGASYVVKYLDHEGDWSLRAAGVPGSSTVALWRRGILAALPDEIVQPIVAVAHDRERPTLAAVLMDDVAETLVPAVDDPITIEQNDRFLDHMAAVHVAFWDTDLDIDVVTPTDRYLELSPRMAAAEAALGSDHLVPRLVAQGWPLLETVAPKAAAIVVPLVHDPAPLVNALAATPSTLIHGNWKLDNLGTDSEGRTVLLDWETPGRGAATADLAWYLAINCRRLPVSKEQAIATYRAALERRGIDTAPWWDTQIGLSLLGALVQFGWEKAFSGYDDELVWWEQRAIEGAALLA, from the coding sequence ATGTCTGACCGCTACCCGGTCCTCGACTCCGTCGATGCCCTCCTCGTCGGTGCCACCGGCCGCACTCCGTTGGACGCGCCTGGCAAGTCCGGTGCCGTGCTGGACCGGGTCACGATCGATGGGGCGTCGTACGTCGTGAAGTACCTCGACCACGAAGGTGACTGGTCGCTGCGGGCGGCGGGTGTGCCCGGCAGTTCGACGGTCGCCCTGTGGCGCCGCGGCATCCTGGCCGCCCTGCCCGACGAGATCGTCCAACCGATCGTCGCGGTCGCCCACGATCGCGAACGGCCGACGCTGGCAGCGGTGCTGATGGACGACGTCGCGGAGACCCTCGTGCCGGCCGTCGACGACCCGATCACGATCGAGCAGAACGACCGCTTCCTCGACCACATGGCCGCCGTGCACGTGGCGTTCTGGGACACCGACCTCGACATCGACGTGGTCACACCGACCGACCGCTACCTCGAGTTGTCGCCACGGATGGCGGCTGCCGAAGCGGCGCTCGGCTCCGACCACCTCGTCCCGAGGCTGGTCGCCCAGGGTTGGCCGTTGCTGGAGACCGTCGCGCCCAAGGCGGCGGCCATCGTCGTACCGCTGGTGCACGATCCGGCGCCGCTGGTGAACGCGCTCGCTGCAACGCCCAGCACCCTGATCCACGGCAACTGGAAGCTCGACAACCTCGGCACCGACAGCGAGGGCCGCACCGTCCTGCTGGACTGGGAGACGCCCGGCCGCGGCGCCGCCACCGCCGACCTGGCGTGGTACCTCGCGATCAACTGCCGCCGGCTGCCCGTCTCCAAGGAACAGGCCATCGCCACCTACCGGGCAGCGCTCGAACGCCGCGGCATTGACACCGCGCCGTGGTGGGACACCCAGATCGGACTGAGTCTGCTCGGTGCGCTGGTGCAGTTCGGCTGGGAGAAGGCCTTCAGCGGGTACGACGACGAGCTGGTCTGGTGGGAACAGCGGGCCATCGAAGGCGCGGCTCTGCTCGCGTGA
- a CDS encoding class I SAM-dependent methyltransferase, translated as MTAIGSAYDLSAAAWRSGPAALYARLAGAMLDDAQFPLAGATVLDAGAGTGVAGEQAAARGAARVVAVDLAPRMLPRPPALSVGGDLLRLPFRDGSFDVAVAAFSLGHAPDPVQALAELRRVARSLAASAFPVGWTHVAKNVVESALVERGYRAPDWYVAFKNSAEARVGDPDRLAGLASAAGYASAGVGRIDVDGGLTTPAEMVAWRMGMAHTAPFVAGLSSAARADLTAEVEAALVGAPAVVVPMLVLSAQ; from the coding sequence GTGACCGCGATCGGCTCGGCCTACGACCTCTCCGCTGCCGCCTGGCGGAGTGGTCCGGCCGCGCTGTACGCACGGCTCGCCGGCGCGATGCTTGACGACGCACAGTTCCCCCTGGCCGGCGCGACGGTGCTGGACGCCGGTGCCGGAACCGGTGTTGCAGGGGAGCAGGCCGCCGCACGCGGTGCGGCCCGGGTGGTCGCGGTCGACCTGGCGCCGCGCATGCTTCCACGGCCACCGGCGCTCTCCGTCGGTGGCGACCTGCTGCGGTTGCCCTTCCGTGACGGCAGCTTCGACGTGGCGGTGGCCGCGTTCAGCCTCGGCCACGCGCCCGATCCCGTGCAGGCGCTGGCCGAACTGCGGCGGGTGGCCCGGTCGCTGGCTGCCTCCGCGTTCCCCGTGGGGTGGACCCACGTCGCCAAGAACGTGGTGGAGAGCGCTCTCGTGGAGCGGGGTTATCGGGCGCCGGACTGGTACGTCGCGTTCAAGAACAGTGCCGAGGCGCGGGTCGGGGATCCGGACCGACTGGCCGGCCTCGCCTCCGCTGCGGGCTACGCGTCGGCGGGCGTGGGCCGGATCGACGTCGACGGGGGCTTGACGACGCCAGCCGAGATGGTCGCGTGGCGGATGGGTATGGCGCACACGGCGCCCTTCGTGGCCGGGCTCTCGTCCGCTGCAAGAGCGGACCTCACGGCCGAGGTCGAGGCGGCGCTCGTCGGTGCGCCCGCGGTCGTCGTACCGATGCTGGTGCTCAGCGCGCAGTGA
- a CDS encoding TetR-like C-terminal domain-containing protein, which translates to MGKDIDEVVRGAGRPRDPRIEQALLVAVRDLLVEGGYAAVTVAAVADRAGTTKAALYRRWPALPHLIHEAAFPGELAEDLVLGNDLATDITGVVRGTRDTLCSPIGAAALPGLLAEVGAWPDLHAAMMRRFAGVFAALEDRLRTAVANGDAHPEARADDVLRLAIGAVLAGLLLTPSELDDAWVHRTSATLIRSLRP; encoded by the coding sequence ATGGGGAAAGACATCGACGAAGTGGTCCGCGGCGCCGGCAGGCCGCGAGATCCACGCATCGAACAGGCGCTCCTGGTCGCCGTACGCGACCTGCTGGTGGAAGGCGGCTATGCCGCGGTGACCGTCGCGGCCGTCGCCGACAGAGCAGGTACGACGAAGGCGGCTCTGTATCGACGGTGGCCCGCGCTCCCCCACCTGATCCACGAAGCCGCGTTCCCCGGCGAGCTCGCCGAGGACCTCGTGCTGGGAAACGACCTCGCCACCGACATCACCGGCGTCGTCCGTGGAACGCGCGACACCCTCTGCTCACCGATCGGCGCAGCGGCGCTGCCCGGCCTGCTCGCCGAAGTGGGCGCGTGGCCGGACCTGCACGCCGCGATGATGCGGCGGTTTGCAGGGGTGTTCGCGGCCCTCGAGGACCGCCTGCGCACAGCCGTGGCCAACGGCGACGCCCATCCCGAGGCGCGCGCGGACGACGTACTGCGCCTGGCGATCGGGGCCGTGCTCGCCGGCCTCCTGCTGACCCCCAGCGAACTCGACGACGCCTGGGTCCACCGGACGTCGGCGACACTGATCCGCAGCCTTCGCCCCTGA
- a CDS encoding phosphotransferase family protein has protein sequence MSQSELPAEMTLQRSSRDQSAVHDQLEAWLATVLPAGSDPTVSLLAGVDSNGMSSETVLLDVTVTENGERVTGAYVARVAPAPEDLPVFEEYRLGDQYDAMRLAAELTDVPVPAVSWLEPTGEVLGTPFFLMERIEGIVPPDVLPYTFGDNWFHDATPEQQRHLQDTSVEVLAKLHAIPDAATTFAFLDPAVTGADGATPLARNLARTRSWYDFAQRADADSQPSPLIERGLAWLEANLPADEGDPVLVWGDARIGNMMFQDFTPVAVLDWEMATIGPRELDLGWMVFAHRVFDTIATSLGVPGMPDVLRAEDVASTYTAASGVEVGDLTWYQLHAAVLWGCVFLRTSARQIHFGEIARPEDPESVFHHRPLLEAMLAEVGA, from the coding sequence ATGTCGCAGTCAGAGTTGCCTGCCGAGATGACGTTGCAGCGCTCGAGCCGCGACCAGTCGGCGGTTCACGACCAGCTCGAAGCCTGGTTGGCCACCGTGCTGCCCGCCGGGTCCGACCCGACGGTGTCCCTGCTCGCCGGGGTCGACAGCAACGGGATGTCCAGTGAGACCGTGCTGCTCGACGTCACGGTGACGGAGAACGGCGAGCGGGTCACCGGCGCGTACGTCGCCCGGGTCGCGCCGGCGCCCGAGGACCTGCCGGTGTTCGAGGAGTACCGCCTCGGCGACCAGTACGACGCCATGCGGCTCGCCGCCGAACTCACCGACGTGCCCGTGCCGGCCGTGAGCTGGCTCGAGCCCACGGGTGAGGTGCTCGGCACTCCGTTCTTCCTGATGGAGCGGATCGAGGGCATCGTCCCGCCCGATGTGCTGCCCTACACGTTCGGCGACAACTGGTTCCACGACGCGACGCCCGAGCAGCAACGGCACCTCCAGGACACGAGCGTCGAGGTGCTCGCGAAGCTGCACGCCATCCCGGACGCGGCCACCACCTTCGCCTTCCTCGACCCGGCCGTGACCGGGGCCGACGGTGCGACTCCGCTGGCGCGAAACCTGGCCCGCACCCGCTCCTGGTACGACTTCGCGCAGCGCGCCGACGCCGACAGCCAGCCCTCACCGCTCATCGAGCGCGGGCTCGCCTGGCTCGAGGCCAACCTGCCTGCCGACGAGGGTGACCCCGTCCTGGTCTGGGGCGACGCCCGCATCGGCAACATGATGTTCCAGGACTTCACGCCCGTGGCCGTGCTCGACTGGGAGATGGCGACGATCGGCCCGCGCGAGCTGGACCTGGGGTGGATGGTCTTCGCGCACCGGGTCTTCGACACGATCGCCACCAGCCTGGGGGTGCCCGGCATGCCCGACGTCCTGCGCGCCGAGGACGTCGCGTCGACGTACACGGCGGCCAGTGGCGTCGAGGTCGGCGACCTGACCTGGTACCAGCTCCATGCGGCCGTGCTCTGGGGCTGCGTCTTCCTGCGGACCAGCGCGCGCCAGATCCACTTCGGTGAGATCGCACGTCCCGAGGATCCCGAGTCCGTCTTCCACCACCGGCCGTTGCTCGAGGCGATGCTCGCGGAGGTCGGCGCATGA
- a CDS encoding PQQ-binding-like beta-propeller repeat protein, whose translation MAVRARRGSAAALVVLLALGAGACSGDPEDTSGKPTAQATPDKPPTGVDPAWLIRSTGTRESTEYEAEEQALFVDGDVGVYAAYDTMLGVSLDDGSTVWSNPIDLRGEVPSAMGSKATADHHWHFTSYQPFDAGDRSGHRLYTIDVRDGTIVNDVELDTYPKAPLINVDGTDYLAIDENVYRISAGGILVSVWSVPTTLGQASIQDLAPVKGTSSLTIALGTYNGSPQTYVGYDTATQQQRWIRTAEKIASSAPGDAADVGMVGDGRLLSQRFYRGGDEWQYVWLLDPATGATRFSQQLQADAIKGNAEHRFHVWTNSIGPENPYSVQLDGDDLLTEDGEAVTRFSLATGEVLWRYDLGEFPHFGPLSDDGNQLLVNVPGNTNGSFLLLDAATGKKVTGWSLPSEYAEGLASAPLMTVTDKGLLLGRNQSILSGVVNDDAVPTDALNDVGAFTYRY comes from the coding sequence GTGGCTGTGAGGGCGCGTCGCGGCTCGGCCGCCGCGCTCGTCGTACTGCTGGCTCTCGGCGCTGGGGCATGCAGCGGCGATCCCGAGGACACCTCCGGCAAGCCGACGGCTCAGGCAACACCGGACAAGCCGCCCACCGGCGTCGACCCGGCATGGCTGATCCGATCGACCGGAACCCGCGAGTCGACAGAGTACGAAGCCGAGGAGCAGGCCCTCTTCGTCGACGGCGACGTCGGCGTCTACGCCGCCTACGACACCATGCTGGGCGTTTCCCTCGACGACGGTTCGACCGTCTGGTCGAACCCGATCGACCTGCGCGGCGAGGTCCCGAGCGCGATGGGCAGCAAGGCCACCGCCGACCACCACTGGCACTTCACGAGCTATCAGCCCTTCGACGCCGGTGACCGGAGCGGCCATCGCCTCTACACGATCGACGTGCGGGACGGCACGATCGTCAACGACGTCGAACTCGACACGTACCCCAAGGCTCCACTGATCAACGTGGACGGCACGGACTACCTCGCCATCGACGAGAACGTCTATCGGATCAGCGCGGGCGGGATTCTCGTATCGGTCTGGTCCGTCCCGACGACTCTGGGACAGGCTTCCATCCAGGACCTCGCACCGGTGAAGGGGACCTCGTCGCTGACGATCGCCCTCGGCACCTACAACGGCAGCCCCCAGACCTACGTCGGCTACGACACGGCTACCCAACAACAGCGGTGGATCCGCACCGCAGAAAAGATTGCCTCCTCCGCGCCGGGCGACGCCGCGGACGTCGGCATGGTGGGCGACGGCCGACTCCTCTCCCAGCGGTTCTACCGGGGCGGCGACGAGTGGCAGTACGTGTGGCTCCTCGATCCGGCGACGGGCGCAACCCGGTTCAGCCAACAACTCCAGGCTGACGCGATCAAGGGGAACGCGGAGCACCGGTTCCATGTCTGGACCAACTCCATCGGCCCCGAGAACCCGTACAGCGTCCAACTCGACGGCGACGACCTGCTCACCGAGGACGGCGAGGCCGTCACCCGTTTCAGCCTCGCCACCGGCGAGGTCCTGTGGCGCTACGACCTGGGCGAGTTCCCGCACTTCGGGCCGCTCAGCGACGACGGGAACCAACTGCTGGTCAACGTCCCCGGCAACACCAACGGCTCGTTCCTGTTGCTCGACGCGGCCACCGGCAAGAAGGTGACGGGCTGGAGCCTCCCCAGCGAGTACGCCGAAGGGTTGGCGTCCGCGCCGTTGATGACCGTGACCGACAAGGGCCTGCTGCTCGGACGCAACCAGAGCATCCTGTCCGGAGTGGTCAACGACGACGCGGTGCCCACCGACGCACTGAACGACGTCGGCGCCTTCACCTACCGCTACTGA
- a CDS encoding HNH endonuclease signature motif containing protein translates to MDLGTDTRSDRALLSDLSEGVKVRQAALVKEWIDIATWATRNIVTSPEQAATIVDGIIDTGVPIAGAGAPLVSEFNLMELIAVLGRSPDGGRAYVGRIIECAWRLPNIYAAVVEGRLEPWRAERIADLTHPLNAEAAAFVDRQLAAVGGVGWAQLERLVQEAVIRFDPERAEAERQAANEELFVDVHLDQIDQHGRVRVDATVDAADGHDVDQALNRRAIQRGKLGDDSSLGVRRARSLGDIARQDLSLDLLFTDEETGEVVAQSPGRKVELSVHITDTTLTSDDEDNPFANPVGRWDQGRAPISIAQIKEWLRARDTTIIVRPVIDLADCVPVDSYEIPDRIRRRVELRDHQCRFPSCPKQATACDLDHAKPHGQGGVTCPCNLVPLCRRHHRAKTHSRWRYTIVLPGHYLWTSPNDRHFLVGPDGTRALDPPRSPDPDE, encoded by the coding sequence ATGGATCTCGGAACCGACACCCGCTCTGACCGGGCCTTGCTGTCCGATCTCAGCGAGGGCGTCAAGGTCCGCCAGGCTGCGCTGGTCAAGGAATGGATCGACATCGCGACCTGGGCCACGCGCAACATCGTCACCAGCCCCGAGCAAGCCGCGACCATCGTCGACGGGATCATCGACACCGGCGTCCCCATCGCCGGCGCCGGCGCACCCCTGGTCAGTGAGTTCAACCTGATGGAACTCATCGCCGTCCTCGGCAGGTCCCCTGACGGTGGACGGGCGTACGTCGGACGGATCATCGAGTGCGCCTGGCGCCTCCCCAACATCTATGCAGCAGTGGTCGAGGGCAGGTTGGAGCCCTGGCGGGCCGAACGCATCGCCGACCTCACCCACCCCTTGAATGCTGAAGCGGCTGCCTTCGTGGACCGCCAACTCGCTGCCGTCGGCGGTGTGGGGTGGGCTCAGCTGGAACGGCTGGTTCAGGAAGCGGTGATCAGGTTCGACCCCGAACGCGCCGAAGCCGAACGCCAGGCCGCCAACGAGGAGCTGTTCGTTGACGTCCATCTCGATCAGATCGACCAGCACGGACGCGTCCGCGTCGACGCGACGGTGGACGCTGCCGACGGTCACGACGTCGACCAGGCCCTCAATCGGCGCGCGATCCAGCGCGGGAAGCTCGGCGACGACTCGTCGCTGGGCGTGCGGCGGGCCCGGTCGCTCGGCGACATCGCCCGCCAGGACCTGTCCCTGGACCTGCTGTTCACCGACGAGGAAACCGGTGAAGTCGTGGCCCAGTCACCCGGCCGCAAGGTCGAACTGAGTGTCCACATCACCGACACCACCCTGACCTCTGACGATGAGGACAACCCGTTCGCGAACCCCGTCGGCCGCTGGGACCAAGGCCGTGCACCGATCTCCATCGCGCAGATCAAGGAATGGCTCCGCGCCCGCGACACCACGATCATCGTGCGACCGGTCATCGACCTTGCTGATTGCGTCCCGGTCGACTCCTACGAGATCCCCGACCGCATTCGTCGCCGCGTCGAGCTCAGGGACCACCAGTGCCGGTTCCCGAGTTGTCCAAAGCAAGCCACCGCTTGCGACCTCGACCACGCGAAACCCCATGGGCAGGGCGGTGTGACGTGTCCTTGCAACCTGGTCCCGCTGTGCCGACGACATCACCGCGCCAAGACCCACAGCCGATGGCGCTACACGATCGTCCTGCCCGGCCACTACCTCTGGACCAGCCCGAACGACCGACACTTCCTCGTCGGACCCGACGGCACCCGCGCCCTCGACCCACCCCGGTCGCCCGACCCTGACGAATAG